In Deltaproteobacteria bacterium, the genomic window AAAGTTGCAGGCCGGGAAAGCGAGGCGGAAGTGACCTGCATGCTCAACTACGTCGGGCTCGGGCTTCAGTTTGCCGCCGCCGGAGCGCGGATCTACGAGTTGGCCAGGGAACGCGGCCTCGGCAGGGACCTGCCCACCGAATGGTTCTCACAGGACCTGCACTCGTAGGCACAGCGCATGGAGCGCCCGCCGTGAGATGCGGCACCGCACTTCGCCAACGCGGCCTACGGGAAGAAGAGCAGCTTCACCAGCAACGCGATGATGGCGGGTTCGAAAGTGAAGACTGCCAGCTTGAGCACGGCAACGCTCTTGTCGAGCTTGGCGATGTCATCGCGCAAGGCCTTCTCCAACCTGGCGTGGTCCTCTTTGGCGGACAACTCCAGCCTGGCGTGGTCCTCCCTGTTGGACAACTCCAACTTGGCGTGATCCTTCTTGGTGGACAACTCCAGCCTGGCGTGGTCCTCCTTGGTAGACAACTCCAACCTGGCGATGTCTTCCTTGGTAGACGCCTCCAACCTAGCGATGTCCTGCTTGGTGGACGACTCCAACCTGACGATGCTTTGCTCTAATACGGATATGTCTTCCTTGGTAGCGAGATGGTCGGCGTGCGGGATAGCGGCTGCCGCCGACCTCGCCTTCTCCTTGGAAGCTCCGGCTTCAATCAGCGCCTCGTAGACTTCTAGAACGATCACGGTCATGGCTCCGTCCCCGCCGACTTCAGGTATTGTAGTTCGATTATTCAAAAAGGCAACCTCGATACAGGACAGTATCCGAGCCCGGCGGACAGGCACTGCCCTCACAGTCACAAATCGACACTCTCGTACCGTTCTTTAGCCCAAGGCGTTCTTTCTCCGGCGGCCGGGGCGAGCTTACGGAGTCAGCAGGATCTTGCCGGTGGTCTTTCGGGACGCCAGCAGGCGATGGGCCGCGGCGGCCTGGGTCAGCGGAAGGGTGTGGCCGATGCGTACAACGAGTTTTCCGGACTCGACCCATCGGAGCACGTCTCCGCCCCGGGCGAGGATCTCGGCGCGATCGGTGGTATGGTGGGTGAGGCTTGGACGGTTGAGGGAGAGGGATCCCTTGGCGTTGAGCACGGCGGTGTCGAAGGGCGGCACGGCGCCGCTGGACTGGCCGTAGATCACCATGCAGCCGCGCGGCGCCAGGGCATCGAGGCTCTTCTCGAAGGTGCTCTTCCCCACCGAATCGTAGACGACGTTGACGCCGCGTCCATCGGTGAGCCGGCGCGACTCGGCGGCGAAGTCTTCCTTGGCGTAGTCAATGACCGCGTCGGCGCCGGCTTCCGCGGCGATGCGCGCCTTCTCGGGCGCCGACACGGTGCCGAACACCCGTGCGCCGCGCATCTTCGCCATCTGCACCAGCAACAGTCCGGTGCCGCCGGCGGCGGCGTGGACGAGCACCGTGTCCCCGGCGCCCACCGGGTAGGTGTCGCGGGTGAGGTAGTGGGCGGTCATGCCCTGGAGCATGGCGGCGGCCGCGGATCGGTGGTCCACCGCCTCCGGGACCCGCACCAAGTGACGCTGCGGCACCGCGGCCAGCTCCGCGTAGGAGCCGTATCCGTTGGAGATGCCATAAGCGACCCGGTCGCCGACCCGGACTTCGGAGACGTCCCGACCGATGCCGATCACGGTGCCGGCGCCTTCGGCACCGGGGATGTAAGGGAGCGTGCGGCCGTGGTGGCCGCCCCAATGGAAACCGGAGCGGTAGTAGATGTCCAAGTAGTTCACCCCGCAGGCCGCGACCTTCACCAGCGCTTCGCCCGGCCCGGGCTCCGGCGCCTCCACCTCCTCGTGGCGGAGCACCTCCGGACCGCCCAGCTCATGCACCCGGACGGCCTTCATCGCGGACCGGGGAACGTGGGTGAACCGCCGAAGCGAGCGTAGTCCCTGCGCCCGTGCTTCCCTTCCGAGGGCCGGCGACGCGAGGGCAGCCTCCGGGAAACAATGCGGGTGCGCGTCTCCGCCATCAGTCCAGCAAAGCCACCACCCGTGCCGGCGCGGACTCGGTCTTCCACTTGGCCGGGAGCGCGATGATCTTGGCGGTGGGGCCGATCTGGTCGAGGTTGATGAGGTTCTCGATCTGGCAGGTGACCTTGGGCAGGATGGTGCGGTGCACGGTCATGCCGCTGGTAAGGATCTCATCGGCGTGCTGGTAGTCGGCACCCTTCTCCTCTTGGGCGAAGTCGTAGCCGATGACCGCGGGCTGCTTGTCCACGACCCACTGGGCCGCCTCGCGCGAGAGAAACGGTGAGTCGTTCCACCAGGACGGGTCGGTGGTGCGGTGTCCCTTGGGCCAGTCGGTGCGCAGCAGCAGGATGCCGCCGGGCTCGATCTGTACCCCCTGCCCGGCCAGCGCCGCCTCCGCCCGCTCCATGTCCTCCGGCGTGATGCGCGCTCCGGGCTGGCACCGGAAAGACAGGTCCAGCACCACCGCCGTGCCGATCAACGGCTCCAGCGGGAGCTGCTCCACCGACGGCTTGTCGCGGAAGAAATGGTGCGGCGAATCGATGTGGGTGCCCGCGTGAACGGTCAACTCCACGAGGTTGGAGACGAACCCCTTGTCCTCCCAGTCGATGATGGGCTTGATCCTGAAGTAGGTCTCGTCGGGGGCGAACGGCGCCGAGTCGCACTCCTCCACGGTCATGCTGAGATCAACGATGCGCATGGCAGCGGCTCCTTTCCCCAAGACAAAAAGCTCGCGTCCTTATATCATTGCACGGCGTCTGAAAGTCAACGCGCCCTGAACCGCGCGGCAACACGCATCGAAGGAGGCGACACCATGATCTACGAAGTAAGGATTCAGACGGTGGATCCCGACAAGCGGAGCGACTACGTCAAAGCCTACAAGGAAGCGATCCAGTCCAGCAAGGAGGCCGGATGCCACGGCGGTTACATCATGTGCAGCGATGACGATCCTTCGAGGGTCATGGTCCTGCTCCACTGGGAAACCCGCGAACACCACGAACGCTGGCGCGGCACGCCGCCCCACGTAAAGTTCAGGGAGACCATCGACCCCTGGCAGACCCAGCCCAGCATCGGGGACTACTACGTGGTCGAGACCATCTGACGAACTCATGCCGAGGTGAACCCCGATCAGCCGCGTCGATCCAGCGGCTCGAACTCAAGCCCCGTGGCGCCCACGTAGCGCGAGTTGGGCCGGTAGAGGCGGTTGTTGTCCATCTGCTCGATGATGTGCGCCGACCAGCCCACCACCCGGCTCATGGCGAAGATCGGCGTGTTCAGGCTGATGGGGATCTTCATCATGTGGTAGATGGGCGCGGCGTAGAAGTCCACGTTGGGGCACAGGTTCTTCTCCCGCCGCATGACCTCCTCGACGGTGATGCAGATGTCGCTCAGCCGCGTGTCGTCAAGCTGCCTGCCGAGCAGCACCCCCCACTTCTTGGCCACCTCCACGCGCGAGTCCGCGGTCTTGTAGATGCGGTGCCCGAATCCCATCACGCGCTCCTTACGGCGCAGGCTCTCCTCCACCCAGGCCTCCGCCCGGGACGGCTCGCCGATCTCCAGGATCACGTCCATGGCCT contains:
- a CDS encoding antibiotic biosynthesis monooxygenase; translated protein: MIYEVRIQTVDPDKRSDYVKAYKEAIQSSKEAGCHGGYIMCSDDDPSRVMVLLHWETREHHERWRGTPPHVKFRETIDPWQTQPSIGDYYVVETI
- a CDS encoding cyclase family protein; translated protein: MRIVDLSMTVEECDSAPFAPDETYFRIKPIIDWEDKGFVSNLVELTVHAGTHIDSPHHFFRDKPSVEQLPLEPLIGTAVVLDLSFRCQPGARITPEDMERAEAALAGQGVQIEPGGILLLRTDWPKGHRTTDPSWWNDSPFLSREAAQWVVDKQPAVIGYDFAQEEKGADYQHADEILTSGMTVHRTILPKVTCQIENLINLDQIGPTAKIIALPAKWKTESAPARVVALLD
- a CDS encoding quinone oxidoreductase; translated protein: MKAVRVHELGGPEVLRHEEVEAPEPGPGEALVKVAACGVNYLDIYYRSGFHWGGHHGRTLPYIPGAEGAGTVIGIGRDVSEVRVGDRVAYGISNGYGSYAELAAVPQRHLVRVPEAVDHRSAAAAMLQGMTAHYLTRDTYPVGAGDTVLVHAAAGGTGLLLVQMAKMRGARVFGTVSAPEKARIAAEAGADAVIDYAKEDFAAESRRLTDGRGVNVVYDSVGKSTFEKSLDALAPRGCMVIYGQSSGAVPPFDTAVLNAKGSLSLNRPSLTHHTTDRAEILARGGDVLRWVESGKLVVRIGHTLPLTQAAAAHRLLASRKTTGKILLTP